One genomic region from Camelus bactrianus isolate YW-2024 breed Bactrian camel chromosome 3, ASM4877302v1, whole genome shotgun sequence encodes:
- the GPBP1 gene encoding vasculin isoform X1, whose product MAQHDFAPAWLNFPTPPSSTKSSLNFEKHSETFSWTENRYDVNRRRHNSSDGFDSGIGRPNGGNFGRKEKNGWRTHGRNGTENINHRGGYHGGSSRSRSSIFHSGKSQGLHENNIPDNETGRKEDKRERKQFEAEDFPSLNPEYEREPNQNKSLAAGVWGLHAQTHTYPTKKISQAPLLEYPPNPKSRTQRMLVIKKGNTKDLQLSGFPVVGNLPSQPVKNGTGPSVYKGLVPKPAAPPTKPTQWKSQTKENKVGTSFPHESTYGVGNFNTFKSTAKNFSPSTTSVKECNRSNSSSPVDKLNQQPRLTKLTRMRTDKKSEFLKALKRDRVEEEHEDESHAGSEKDEDSFNLHNSNSTHQERDINRNFDENEIPQENGNASVISQQIIRSSTFPQTDVLSSSLEAEHRLLKEMGWQEDSENDETCAPLTEDEMREFQVISEQLQKNGLRKNGILKNGLICDFKFGPWKNSTFKPTIENDDTETSSSDTSDDDDV is encoded by the exons ATGGCGCAGCATGACTTTGCTCCAGCCTGGCTTAATTTTCCTACCCCACCATCATCAACAAAG TCGTCACTGAATTTTGAGAAGCATTCTGAAACCTTTTCATGGACAGAAAATCGTTACGATGTGAATCGTCGACGACACAACTCTTCCGATGGCTTTGATTCTGGTATTGGACGTCCTAATGGAG GTAActttggaaggaaagaaaaaaatggatggcGTACACATGGAAGAAATGgtactgaaaatataaatcatcGAGGGGGATACCATGGTGGAAGTTCCCGTTCTCGTAGCAGTATTTTCCATTCTGGGAAAAGCCAAGGACTACATGAAAACAACATACCTGACAATGAAACGGGGAGGAAAGAAGACAAGAGAGAACGCAAACAATTTGAGGCTGAGGATTTT ccgTCTTTAAATCCTGAATATGAGAGAGAACCAAATCAGAATAAATCTTTAGCTGCAGGTGTTTGGG GCCTACACGcccagacacacacatacccaaCCAAAAAAATCTCCCAAGCTCCTCTCTTAG AATATCCCCCGAATCCTAAATCTAGAACTCAAAGGATGCTGGTCATTAAGAAAGGTAATACAAAAGATTTACAGCTATCTGGATTCCCAGTAGTAGGAAATCTTCCATCACAGCCAGTTAAGAATGGGACTGGTCCAAGTGTTTATAAAGGCTTAGTCCCTAAACCTGCTGCTCCACCTACAAAA cCTACACAGTGGAAAAGccaaactaaagaaaataaagttgGGACTTCTTTCCCTCATGAGTCTACATATGGTGTTGGCAACTTCAATACTTTTAAGTCAACTGCCAAGAATTTTAGTCCATCAACAACTTCAGTGAAAGAG TGTAATCGCTCAAATTCCTCTTCACCTGTTGACAAACTTAATCAGCAGCCTCGCCTAACCAAACTGACACGCATGCGCACTGATAAGAAGAGTGAATTTTTGAAAGCATTGAAAAGGGACAGAGTAGAAGAGGAACATGAAGATGAAAGCCATGCTGGCTCAGAAAAG GATGAGGACTCATTTAATTTGCATAACAGCAATAGTACTCACCAAGAAAGGGATATAAACCGAAACTTTGATGAAAATGAAATTCCGCAAGAGAATGGCAATGCCTCGGTAATTTCTCAGCAGATTATTCGGTCTTCAACCTTCCCACAAACTGATGTTCTTTCTAGTTCACTTGAAGCAGAACACAG ATTGTTAAAGGAGATGGGCTGGCAAGAAGACAGTGAAAATGATGAAACATGTGCTCCCTTaactgaggatgaaatgagagaaTTCCAAGTTATTAGTGAACAG TTACAGAAGAATGGTCTGAGGAAAAATGGTATTTTGAAAAATGGCCTGATCTGTGACTTCAAGTTTGGACCCTGGAAAAACAGCACTTTCAAACCCACTATTGAGAATGATGACACAGAGACAAGTAGCAGTGACACATCAGATGACGACGATGTGTGA
- the GPBP1 gene encoding vasculin isoform X2 codes for MAQHDFAPAWLNFPTPPSSTKSSLNFEKHSETFSWTENRYDVNRRRHNSSDGFDSGIGRPNGGNFGRKEKNGWRTHGRNGTENINHRGGYHGGSSRSRSSIFHSGKSQGLHENNIPDNETGRKEDKRERKQFEAEDFPSLNPEYEREPNQNKSLAAGVWEYPPNPKSRTQRMLVIKKGNTKDLQLSGFPVVGNLPSQPVKNGTGPSVYKGLVPKPAAPPTKPTQWKSQTKENKVGTSFPHESTYGVGNFNTFKSTAKNFSPSTTSVKECNRSNSSSPVDKLNQQPRLTKLTRMRTDKKSEFLKALKRDRVEEEHEDESHAGSEKDEDSFNLHNSNSTHQERDINRNFDENEIPQENGNASVISQQIIRSSTFPQTDVLSSSLEAEHRLLKEMGWQEDSENDETCAPLTEDEMREFQVISEQLQKNGLRKNGILKNGLICDFKFGPWKNSTFKPTIENDDTETSSSDTSDDDDV; via the exons ATGGCGCAGCATGACTTTGCTCCAGCCTGGCTTAATTTTCCTACCCCACCATCATCAACAAAG TCGTCACTGAATTTTGAGAAGCATTCTGAAACCTTTTCATGGACAGAAAATCGTTACGATGTGAATCGTCGACGACACAACTCTTCCGATGGCTTTGATTCTGGTATTGGACGTCCTAATGGAG GTAActttggaaggaaagaaaaaaatggatggcGTACACATGGAAGAAATGgtactgaaaatataaatcatcGAGGGGGATACCATGGTGGAAGTTCCCGTTCTCGTAGCAGTATTTTCCATTCTGGGAAAAGCCAAGGACTACATGAAAACAACATACCTGACAATGAAACGGGGAGGAAAGAAGACAAGAGAGAACGCAAACAATTTGAGGCTGAGGATTTT ccgTCTTTAAATCCTGAATATGAGAGAGAACCAAATCAGAATAAATCTTTAGCTGCAGGTGTTTGGG AATATCCCCCGAATCCTAAATCTAGAACTCAAAGGATGCTGGTCATTAAGAAAGGTAATACAAAAGATTTACAGCTATCTGGATTCCCAGTAGTAGGAAATCTTCCATCACAGCCAGTTAAGAATGGGACTGGTCCAAGTGTTTATAAAGGCTTAGTCCCTAAACCTGCTGCTCCACCTACAAAA cCTACACAGTGGAAAAGccaaactaaagaaaataaagttgGGACTTCTTTCCCTCATGAGTCTACATATGGTGTTGGCAACTTCAATACTTTTAAGTCAACTGCCAAGAATTTTAGTCCATCAACAACTTCAGTGAAAGAG TGTAATCGCTCAAATTCCTCTTCACCTGTTGACAAACTTAATCAGCAGCCTCGCCTAACCAAACTGACACGCATGCGCACTGATAAGAAGAGTGAATTTTTGAAAGCATTGAAAAGGGACAGAGTAGAAGAGGAACATGAAGATGAAAGCCATGCTGGCTCAGAAAAG GATGAGGACTCATTTAATTTGCATAACAGCAATAGTACTCACCAAGAAAGGGATATAAACCGAAACTTTGATGAAAATGAAATTCCGCAAGAGAATGGCAATGCCTCGGTAATTTCTCAGCAGATTATTCGGTCTTCAACCTTCCCACAAACTGATGTTCTTTCTAGTTCACTTGAAGCAGAACACAG ATTGTTAAAGGAGATGGGCTGGCAAGAAGACAGTGAAAATGATGAAACATGTGCTCCCTTaactgaggatgaaatgagagaaTTCCAAGTTATTAGTGAACAG TTACAGAAGAATGGTCTGAGGAAAAATGGTATTTTGAAAAATGGCCTGATCTGTGACTTCAAGTTTGGACCCTGGAAAAACAGCACTTTCAAACCCACTATTGAGAATGATGACACAGAGACAAGTAGCAGTGACACATCAGATGACGACGATGTGTGA